The genomic segment TACGGCGGGCCATTACTCGCCATGGATGGACGTGTGTCCGGGATTCTTGTTCCACTGGCTCCGGGAAATACGTCGACCGGCGTTGCTGCCGGTGTACAGTGGTACGATTCAGGAATTGGATTCGCTATTCCGTCCGAAGATGTTCTGGACAGTGCTCAACGTCTGCGACCGGGCATCGACCGCAGGCATGGATTCCTAGGAATCAACCTTGCTACACCTAACCCACTGTCTGCAAAGACTGAGGTGAAAAATATACATCCAGGTTCACCGGCTGATGTCGGAGGCATAAAAGCTGGAGATCAGATCCTGTCCGTAAATGGTCACAAACTCCAACGTGCGGGAATATTCCAAAGTATTCTCAGGAGCGCCTGGGCAGGAAATTCAATGTCATTCATCGTGCGTCGTGGCAGCGAAGAAAGACACATCGATGTGACACTGTCAGACGAGGTCTCCGTCCCCGAACGCGGGTGGCTGGGAGTGCTGGCATTGACAACGGCAGGAAATGAGGAGGAGCAGGGGGTTGTGGTGGGAGTTCCCGGCAACTCACCCGCTTCCGCTGCCGGAATGCCGGCCCGCTGCATCGTGACTCAGGTGGATGGAATTGAAGTCGGTCACCTTAATCAATTCCGAGATGTTCTGAAGGAAGTCACCGCAGGATCAACACATCAACTTACCTTTGCTTTGGCCGATCGGTCAGGAAAAATTCGGACAGTATCGATTGTGGCCGAAAGCACGCAGGAGCGGGACGTTTCACTGCTGACACAGGAACTTGCTGCCATTCAGACGATTGTACCGGCTGATGCCACTGCACCTGACTGGACACAATCCGTTGTCAGTCTCAGCCAGGGCGGACAGGTTTGGCTTCTGGGACCGAAAAAACGCCTGGTCGGAGTTGAACCGGGTGTCGTGATCATGCTTCATGACGGACCACCGGTAACAGAAACACTCGTACAGGACTGGCGCAGAGTGTGTCAGCAGTACCAAATGGTACTGGCGGTCGTATATCATGACGATGCAGTTCCAATGGATACGTTCAACGTACCCGGAAGTGTGATGGCCGTTGTAGGGAATTTTGGAACAATTGATCCGGATCGAATCGCTCTCCTCACACGTCAGTCTCACGCAGAGTTTGTCACTCAGCTGTTTCTGGATCCGCGTCTGCCCCAAATGCGACATGCGATATTTCTTGGATGCCGACCACTGATCGTCGGAGTGTCCCTTCAAAACGTCTACCAAAAGAATTCGTCATTACTTTTCTTTCGTAACGATAGCGACAAACAGTCCCAAGCACTGTCGACAGCTGCCGTTGCAGCACTGCAGAACGCCGGAGCCACCGTTGTCGTGAGTCCTTCTTCAGCTGACATTCCAGGTATTGAGCTGGCCGATGAGATTGCAGGCTGGATGCTGCTGCAGACACTCCGATAGGGTCCTCAACAATGATGGAATACTTTCATGCAGCGATACTGGGGATCGTGCAGGGCATTGCGGAATTCCTCCCTGTCAGCTCTTCCGGACATCTTGTGATCGTGGATGAACTGCTCAAACACTATAGTGGGACGACAATTCCAACAGAATCAGTGACGATGTCCGTCTCGCTGCACTTTGGCACACTACTTTCAATTTTGGTTGTTTATCGCAGCGAATTGTCAGGAATTGTAAAGAACAAGCACCTGATGGGGCTCATTGTACTGGCAACGATTCCAGTTGGCATGGCGGGCATATTTCTGCATGATCGGGTTGATTCACTGTTTAACACACCGTTACCGGCAGGTGGAGCATTGATTGTAACGGCCGTCCTGCTTGTGGCAGGACGACAACTTCAACGTCAGCAGCAGCAAACAAGACAACTCAGCGTTTCAACAGCCGGGATTGTCGGCCTGTTTCAGGCAATTGCTATCGTTCCAGGTATTTCACGATCCGGCAGTACGATTGCCGCCGGACTGGCCTGCGGACTGAATCGCGAACAGGCAGCAAGGTTTTCATTTCTGATCGCGGTCCCCGCTGTCGCCGGCGCAGCCTTCGTTAAAGCCAAAAGCCTGGCTACCGGAGAAACCTCCGTCGAAGCGAATCTGCTTCCAGTGGCTCTGGGAACTCTGCTGGCATTCCTGGTCGGAATAGCAACACTGTCCTGGCTGTTGACAATTGTGACGGCTGATCGTCTGCACTGGTTCGCCGGCTACTGTGCGCTGGCCGGAATAACCACGATCCTGTGGCAGCTGTCGCTTACGTCATCAGATGGACATGAATCTGCGTCCCATCCCGTACGAAACCACGTTGCACAAAAAGCATTGCATTCTGTCAGACAGTCAGACCGGACGTTGCTGTTCCCCTGATACAGAGGAATCGCTGTCGGAAGCTGACTCTGTGTCTGAACGTGTTTGAGAAGTATCGGATGAGTCCCGGACGCCGGTAATTGCAGCTTCTCCCTCCCGATACCGAAAGATCCGATGGCCTCCACTAACGATCACAACAAAGCACAACCCAATCACCGGAAGCAGCTGAGGCCAGGGTAGTCGACGCCGACTGCGAGTCATTATCACCGCCGGAGCAATGACTTCGAACAGCTGAACATCGTCTGAAACTGTTAATTGTCGGTCTTCAAGAAATCCGGATACCGTTTTAGCCGTCCGGACATCTCTGGTTTGGGTGATTGCATCATCGGGCAAATGTGAAACCGAAAATGTGGCCAGTACCTGTGCCACCAGCTGTGCCGTAGTCACCCGGAGCAACGAGTGATCCACAGACCATACCTGATCAGCAGGTGAATGCATCGTGAGAAACACCTTCTGCCGGATTGCAGCCAGTGAAGGAACCAGAAGACGCAGTTCACGAGGAAAAACACCAATACCTGGCCGACGGATCAACCAGTGAATCCTCAGTCGCTGTACTGCCGACTGACGTTTGACTTCAATAATGTTCGGATCCGCACCACAAGGCAATTCAACATCGTCCAGTCGACAGCTAACAATCTTCAAGCCCTGAGGAATCACACAACGAGACTCATCAGCCTCTCCAAATTCCACCAGAATATCAGTTATCCCGGACACGATGTCTGATGCCGGATATAATGTGGTGACTGCTACACTTTGCTCCGGCTGCCGGACGATACTGATGGCTGCGGAAGGTCTCGTCGGGGGAATCAAGTCAATACGAACGGAATTATCCGGGGCATCATAATGGTCTGGCCCACCAAGCTGACTCCATCCGGAAAGAGGTAAGATCGGACTATCACTCTCCATTGACTCCGTCATCCAGGTGACACGAGACCGGTCGGATGTTTTTGAACTCATCTGCTGTCCGAAAACCAGCACACTGTCGATCGGAACCTTCGGTTCCACAATTGGCAGAGGAATTCGTCGTGCCGTTTCGGTGGCAATAACCGAAACCTCCGTGAGTATCAGCATAGCCTGTTGTCCAGGCGTCAGTCGCACTGCAGGCAGTTCGGCACCTTCGAGTGTCAACGGCGTAACGGTTTCATCAATGATCCACTTAGCCGAATTATGTCTGAGTGAATCGGGCAGTCGAATTCTTCCAAACCATCCCTGGTCGCCGGCCCTGATCCGGATGCCAACATCAGCGCCCCGATTCAAGGCATGATCCTGAGTGAGTACCAGCATTCTCGCTGCAGTCAATTGCTGTCTGCGAACGTTAAGTTTAAGAACCCCGTCTTCATCGACGACCGTTGCTCGTTCAGCATCAATATTCAGTGTTGGTCCGTCTGCAGTTTCCAGAGTCACCGTTGCCTCGCTGGTTGATAAGAGTGACACCGTGGATTTCAGCACTTCGGTGGCCTCCAGCCGAACCGGAGTCACCTGGAGTTTTCCCCCCGTCGGCACCGGCATCGTCCCCTCAAAAACCAACTCAAAGCTGCCTCGCGTGCCTTCTCGAAAAGAAATCAGCAGCAACCCGTCGTGGTATGACCAGGAACGCAGGCGATTGGCATCGCCTGACGATACATCTACCTGATCAACGAGAAATTCCGACTGAACCTGAATGCACTGTCGGAATATTTCCGGACCTGTCGTTTGAATGTCACAGTGGCACGACCAGCTGATTTCGTCCACATCAGCAGTGATCCTGCTGGTCAACTGAGCCGTTTGGCGTGTGGTGCGCATTCTCAGCTTCAGATGTATGTCATCGGGAATCGATCCGATTTCATACACCTCGTCGGTCCGTGTCAATTCAAGTGATTTCCGTTCTTCCTCGCCGGGATGCGATTCAATCAGCTTCTGTCCCGAAATCGCAACGGCTTCAACTTCGAGCGGATTCGAAGCTTCTACCCCAATAAGAATTCGCCGAACACTGCATCTTTCAGGGGCGTGCAGTGCGGCTGCCGGAATCAGTCTGTCAACGGTCATCTCTGCATTTTTCGCTTCCCAGGACACGTGAAAATCCGCAAGCTGGTCCGGACTTCCCTGAACAACCTGACGCCCGTCAATCCGGGCCAATTGCAGCGGAACACCCTCTCTACTCAGAACATCAACAGGCTCATACCCGGGTACAGGCGATAGAATGAGTTCTGTTGGTAGTTGCTGCCGGGACGTCAGTTGATAACGACAAATCAGCTTTGTCTCTGAGTAGGAAAGTTCCGCTCGACAAATCACTGTTGCCAGACATGCGACTTCCGAAGATTTAGACTGAGAGTTTCGCGTTTCGATGCTGATATCAAGTGAACCACGATTGTATTGTGGCGGAAATTCGACCAGTCCCGATGCTTCCGGAACAGCCAGCATCCCGTATGGCTCAACCAGACCGGCTGTCAGTACCTGATCATCGATTGTTTCCAACGTCACCTGGCTGCGGACTGAGAACGGCAGGGGCACACGAATGTTATAGTGTCCCGGAGCCGGTCTAACATTCGTGCGAAGAGTATATTTGATGGTGTGGCGGTACCAGCCGTTTTCAGCGGTTGTGGATTCGTTGACATCGGACTGTACCGGGATGACCAGCTGTGGATTGCCTCGCGGCCCACGAGACGGAGAAACCTGTACGTCATCCAGTGAACAATCCGTCAACGTTGCGGATGCTGTGGGCAGGCTGAATGTTGATGCATGACCAGTCAAAGGACTGGCAACGGTCGCGTTGACCGTGATTTCGGCCCCACCTTCCTGTTCGACACGTACATGAGCCTCGACACCCAGAACACGGACATCTGCCTCCACAACACCCTCTACTGCCGGCAGAATATTCCTGCGAACATAAACAAAGGGCAGGGTCGTTTGTACTTCTTCATTCACCAGAACCGGTGGCAAGTCCGCAGGTAACGGTGTCTGACCGGTCAGCAGCAGCGCAATAGCAGCAGAGGCCGCTGAAGGTATCGAAACCACAGCACGATGCCGGTCCCCTTCCGGCAGTACCTGATTGCCGGGATTGTTCGCCGGTTGCCAACACTTACGAATCAGAAGACAAACCGCTAACCCAAAATTCGATCCAAACAACAACGAGGAACCCAGCGGTCCTGCGAATACTGAAAGCACGGTTCCTGTCACCATCAGAACTGCGACCGTTCGCAGCCGCAGCCGTGCAAAAAATCGACTTCCAATAACAACACACCAGAACACCAGAATCGCCCCGCAGTACGTCGACCGACGTGACACCATACTCACGTGGATCTGCCCGTTTTCAGTTGAACAAAAAGTTCTCGCCGCCCCCGACTGTTCTGCCAGACGCCAACGCATCATAAAATCCCTGACTGGTGTGTTCTCTGTCACTATTTGGCACCAGTCGTGAACTCCCAAATTCGAACCATCTGAAATACCGGACGTTGATAAAGACGATGCATAAACGTCCGGCGGCAACTGGACGATATGTGCCAGATCGACGTTCACATCAGACTCAAACGTGGGCAGGGTAATGGTACCGGAACGAATGACTCTTCCAGTCTCTGTCAGGGGACTCGTCCAAAGGATACGGACACCTGTAGTTGTTTGATTCTTCGGCAGTAAGATCCGTGTGACAGATTCCTTAACCGGATAGATGACCGGCTGATTATCAATGTATATTCTGATATCGGTGGCTTCTGCCCACTTAACAGCCATGTATTCCGCTTCAACTGATCCCGTTCGACTGACGACCAAGTCTGCAAAGCACTCACATTTTTCACCGTCAGGTTCAGGCGACGCAGCGAACCAGGCCGTTCCGCGAACACCAAGAAACGGCTTCTTGTCACTTGTACGGGAAAACCGGATTCTAAACTGACTCCCGAACTTCGGGACCATCACCGGATTGCCTGGTTGAAGAACAAGACTTTCAAAATCACTACTGTCCGGCTCTCCGGTGACAAGCGCAATGTTTGCAAACTCGCCTGCGGTGGCTGTGCTACTCCGAACAGTCAGTGACACTCCGGAATCATTTGGCAGTCGAGGGATGGCAGCAAATTCAGCACTGGCAAGCGGACGAACGGCACGCAGATTAAAGGTATGCACCGAGTCATCGGTTCGCGTAGCCGGAAAACTCAGCAACCATTCCTGCCATTGGTCATTCGTGAGTCTTCCCGTTTTGGACAAGATACCGGTCGTGGCCGGGCCGTCCGACTTAAGATCAATTCCTTTAGGAAACACCAAAACAACGGCCCCGGGCAGCTGCTCAGTTGGATCCAGTCGAATCTGCAGATTTTCAATCAATTGAATTTCCGTTAACTGCAACTCGTAGTTCAGCACTGCATCCTGAATGACAGTCTGCGACACCACTGGATCGGCTGACACCGGCAGCAGACGATCTGTCTTTGTCATCTGCAGTTCTTCCGGCTCGGAGATGTCAAGCATTGTCCAGGCGAACTCATTCTGCAGCTCTGCCGCAATATCCGTGACAACCTTCATCGGACCGTTTGTCGCAAACGGGACGGCGTCTGAATCCAGTATCCAGTTACCCACAGTCGGATATTCGTCATTGACCAAAACCGGAAGCGACGACTTCAGTGGTGTAACAGCCTGTGTGGAGCGAAACTCAATTCTTAACCACGCTGGCTGGAAGGATGTGGCCGCAGAGCGGAATTCGATCTGTAATTGATCGCTCGTTCTATCGTCGGACGGTCGGACGCGCAGGTAGACCGGCAAATTTGTCCGTATATCGTCCACGCTGACCGGGCGCCACGGTCCTGAGATATCCCACTCAGCTTTGTAAACATCATCGTTATCGCTGCATGGTTCCAACTCAGCATACACCGTGACAAGCTCAGGCGTTTCCGGATGCCGATGAATCAGCAGTTTCTGGCGGAGGGGTGCGGTTGACGGTAGCACATGAATGGCCCCCGATGCGTCAACATCCAACTGTCGCAATTCAATGACCTGTTCACCAGCGGAGTTAAAACTGACATCCTGCTGATACAGTCCTTCAAGATCGAGGCGGCGTACGGCAAGTCCCCGAGTAACTACTAACCGAAGTCCTGTTGACCTCAGCGGCAGTACAGGTCCCGTGTCTTCCGATAACTGCTGCTGTGCCTTCGTCAAAAGCGGAAGAACCAGACCTCCGTGGTGTTCCGCATCCGAAGAACCATGAATAACAACCGTCCCGCCGGCCCTGAGTCCCGAAACAATCAATTGGCGACTCGACTCCCCGGACAGTCTCCAGATGTGACGACGCCCCGATTGACTGGCGACATCTGTAATGTGGCAATTGCCACTGAACGTTACAGTTGCGGATGAATCATCCAGTTCCGGAGGGACCACGAAAGTCCATTCCGCAAATATGGTTTTACCGGCAACAGTGAGCGTCGTATCAACCGCAACAGCAGACATCTCGTATGAATCCGCGGCCGTTGACACAGGCTGGCAAAGAAAGGTTACTGTGTGGCTGCTGCGAGGAGAAAGAAACCACGTCAATCTACCTGCATTTGATTCTGACCACACGACTGCGTTTGGACTGGTGATGTGAATATCGGCGGCTGTCTCAACCTGTAACTCAGTCACCGTCGCGGGTGGCAACTGCAATTCGAACAGAATTCCGTCTGAGTTCCGGACACCCCTGGCAGACCATGTAGCTTCAAGCTCCGTAATCTCACCATCCGGCAGCAATGACAAACGACCATCGGACAGTGCCGCGGAAGCAACAGGACGTCCATCGACCTGGAATTCAAGTTCACTCAGATTCGTTTGCCCGAGAACACGGGAATTGACATCCTTTGACGCGTTAAGTTGCAGGTGAAGCGTACCTCTGATCAGTGAGTTATCAGTCAGTACAGCGCTATACCGGGCCGCAGCGGCTGCCGTAACAGATGGCAGCTCGATGCCGGTCCGCACCTGTCCATTCGAAGACAAGCGATGCAGATTGGCTCGATAAAACAGGACATACTCTCCGGAATCAACGGCCCGCTGAATCGTGTCAGCTGTAACCGGGACAATCTGCAACGTATCGGGGTTCGTTGTATCGGATCCATCACTGACCACCCGAATGCTTAACGGACTCCTCTGAACAGCAGAGGGATCGTCACCTACCGAATCTGCAGACTCCAAACCGGCAGCCTGGGTAATGTCACCTAAACTGGAAACATTGTCCTGAGCTGTCGACGGTACTCCCCATGACAGAGCAATACAAATCAGGCAGCCTGAGGTAATGCCGGAAGCAATTTTCATTTTAAGGTACGCTTACGAATCTTGACCGTCTTACACCGGTCATCAGTAGTTCTAGGGAACAGCAGGTTCGGGCTCTGAAGTTGGAGCCGCAGGAACCAGTTCACGCGATGCCGCCGGCTTCGAAGGAATACGCGAAACTGCAGAAAATATGGACTTTCCACGTCGCCGGCGGGGGCGCGACCTTCCGGACGGCACCATTAACCGACGAATGCCCCAGGCAGTTGAAGCAAGGACAACAGCTGTCAAAACCGGCATCAGCAATGCCAGAGTTTGTTGGGGCAGAACCACCCACATGACAGCGCAGACTGGAATCATAACCGCAGACAACAGCTGCAGATGCCCGCGGAGAGTTACAAGCGTGACATAGAACAGAACACCCAGACCGGCTGACACGACCCACGCCACTGCCCGGGAATAAATCATGACTCTGAGA from the Fuerstiella sp. genome contains:
- a CDS encoding PDZ domain-containing protein, coding for MTRQNLMILGIAALTLPNCAADQLGSAVRSAIIKVSPSVVRIQIVGTPDRSGKIASRVTTGVVVSADGEIISSSFCFGSEISAVFVSTGDGRRHSAEVVATDHVRKLTLLRTSARQLIPPAWALKNPSVGAWAVAVGRFYDSSKPSASLGVISAVNRIHGLAIQTDAKVSPINYGGPLLAMDGRVSGILVPLAPGNTSTGVAAGVQWYDSGIGFAIPSEDVLDSAQRLRPGIDRRHGFLGINLATPNPLSAKTEVKNIHPGSPADVGGIKAGDQILSVNGHKLQRAGIFQSILRSAWAGNSMSFIVRRGSEERHIDVTLSDEVSVPERGWLGVLALTTAGNEEEQGVVVGVPGNSPASAAGMPARCIVTQVDGIEVGHLNQFRDVLKEVTAGSTHQLTFALADRSGKIRTVSIVAESTQERDVSLLTQELAAIQTIVPADATAPDWTQSVVSLSQGGQVWLLGPKKRLVGVEPGVVIMLHDGPPVTETLVQDWRRVCQQYQMVLAVVYHDDAVPMDTFNVPGSVMAVVGNFGTIDPDRIALLTRQSHAEFVTQLFLDPRLPQMRHAIFLGCRPLIVGVSLQNVYQKNSSLLFFRNDSDKQSQALSTAAVAALQNAGATVVVSPSSADIPGIELADEIAGWMLLQTLR
- a CDS encoding undecaprenyl-diphosphate phosphatase gives rise to the protein MMEYFHAAILGIVQGIAEFLPVSSSGHLVIVDELLKHYSGTTIPTESVTMSVSLHFGTLLSILVVYRSELSGIVKNKHLMGLIVLATIPVGMAGIFLHDRVDSLFNTPLPAGGALIVTAVLLVAGRQLQRQQQQTRQLSVSTAGIVGLFQAIAIVPGISRSGSTIAAGLACGLNREQAARFSFLIAVPAVAGAAFVKAKSLATGETSVEANLLPVALGTLLAFLVGIATLSWLLTIVTADRLHWFAGYCALAGITTILWQLSLTSSDGHESASHPVRNHVAQKALHSVRQSDRTLLFP